From one Butyricimonas faecihominis genomic stretch:
- a CDS encoding PAP2 family protein, with protein MKVLAFAVSMLFHPLLLPLYVLFITFNTGTVFTYIPAYTQNMSYLLTLLGVTLIPLLCLPLLKWLGLIEGYRLVQKQDRVFPVLVTIVGAFIVFYFSRNLPYSNIVRQFYLIMVIMLSGFMIVTIRWKISMHMTAIGALCGFVFILGMKYLGDVINLLPLLILVSGLVASARLYLKQHTPAQVYVGYIYGAAAVVAIMY; from the coding sequence ATGAAAGTACTTGCTTTTGCAGTATCCATGCTGTTTCATCCTTTGTTGTTGCCTTTGTACGTGTTGTTTATCACATTTAATACGGGAACCGTTTTTACTTATATTCCGGCATACACGCAGAATATGTCTTATTTGTTGACCCTGCTAGGGGTGACGTTAATACCATTGCTTTGCTTGCCGTTGTTGAAGTGGTTGGGGTTGATTGAGGGGTATCGTCTGGTGCAGAAGCAAGATCGGGTGTTCCCGGTGCTGGTGACGATCGTGGGGGCTTTTATCGTGTTTTATTTTTCCCGTAATTTGCCTTATTCAAATATCGTGAGACAGTTTTACCTGATTATGGTAATCATGCTCTCCGGCTTTATGATCGTGACGATTCGCTGGAAAATCAGTATGCATATGACGGCTATTGGGGCTTTGTGTGGCTTTGTTTTTATTTTGGGAATGAAGTATTTGGGTGACGTGATTAACTTGTTGCCTTTGCTGATTCTGGTTTCTGGCCTTGTGGCCTCTGCCCGCTTGTATTTAAAACAGCATACCCCTGCCCAAGTGTATGTCGGGTATATTTATGGCGCCGCGGCCGTGGTGGCTATCATGTATTAA
- a CDS encoding SPOR domain-containing protein gives MKLVLFLSFVLMLPFAGCQRDKMNSKNLTTVNVKRSLPASLSGNTVSLDTIRQNPSRDNNNTTIASNVKISPSRQETGKQQGTEQNIKKTNTRSYHIIVASHPRENLAEKDVTQLKAKGFQNAQIITKDQRYRVSIANYTDKQEATKQRDLLATQLGQSDIWIMLY, from the coding sequence ATGAAACTCGTATTGTTCCTGTCATTCGTCCTGATGTTGCCGTTCGCTGGCTGTCAACGGGATAAAATGAATTCCAAGAACCTGACCACTGTCAACGTGAAAAGAAGCCTTCCGGCCTCTCTTTCGGGAAACACCGTCTCCCTTGACACCATCAGGCAAAACCCCTCGCGAGATAACAATAACACAACGATTGCATCAAACGTGAAGATTTCCCCATCCCGGCAGGAAACAGGAAAGCAACAAGGAACGGAACAAAACATCAAGAAAACAAATACAAGAAGTTATCATATCATCGTGGCCAGCCATCCCCGGGAAAATCTAGCAGAAAAAGACGTGACACAACTAAAAGCCAAAGGTTTCCAAAACGCACAGATCATTACCAAAGACCAGCGTTATCGTGTCAGTATTGCGAATTACACGGATAAACAGGAAGCCACGAAACAGAGGGATCTACTCGCCACCCAACTGGGACAAAGCGATATATGGATCATGCTTTATTAA
- a CDS encoding SPOR domain-containing protein produces the protein MKTILLFTLVILAVAISGCQDKKKVRNTNTQKEAVKVETKAVLIKDTIQVTETKTVTETTVVKEAPEYLLVGGCFRIKDNADRMYEKLHKEGYANAMIMPYSRDLYLVAYEGYKTEKEAIAAVRKIHKIPGKEETWIYQIK, from the coding sequence ATGAAAACGATTCTACTATTTACACTTGTCATCCTAGCGGTTGCAATCTCCGGATGTCAGGACAAAAAGAAGGTAAGAAACACGAATACGCAAAAAGAAGCGGTTAAAGTAGAGACCAAGGCTGTTCTTATAAAAGACACCATCCAAGTAACGGAAACAAAAACGGTAACCGAGACCACCGTGGTAAAAGAAGCCCCGGAATATCTCCTTGTCGGCGGTTGTTTCCGCATCAAAGACAATGCCGACCGCATGTACGAGAAGTTGCACAAAGAAGGCTATGCAAACGCCATGATCATGCCTTATAGCAGAGATCTTTACCTCGTGGCTTACGAAGGGTACAAGACCGAGAAAGAGGCTATCGCTGCCGTGAGAAAAATTCACAAAATCCCCGGTAAAGAAGAGACTTGGATCTATCAAATAAAATAA
- a CDS encoding peptidylprolyl isomerase, translated as MNKFIGLLLILVLAASCKNETESIVKITTEFGDIKIRLYDKTPKHRDNFLKLVDEKFYDGLLFHRVINHFMIQGGDPTSKNAGPDVMLGEGDVDYRIEAEFVPEYFHKKGVLAAAREGDDTNPERKSSGAQFYIVQGKVYSPEQLEATVKSINERRKMALYGRLKNQYKDEFTRLQEANDLEALDELSEKLTRECDSLFVNEEFVLTEAQKQAYTTVGGTPHLDGQYTVFGEVIEGLDVLDKIAAVKTNSFDRPVKDVVIEKIRR; from the coding sequence ATGAATAAATTTATCGGATTATTGTTGATTTTGGTTCTTGCCGCTTCGTGTAAGAATGAAACAGAATCTATCGTGAAAATTACCACGGAGTTCGGGGATATAAAGATTCGTTTGTATGACAAAACACCCAAGCATCGGGATAATTTTTTGAAGTTGGTGGATGAAAAGTTTTATGACGGTTTGCTGTTTCACCGGGTGATTAATCATTTTATGATACAGGGTGGAGACCCGACGTCGAAGAATGCGGGGCCGGACGTGATGTTGGGTGAGGGAGACGTGGATTACCGGATCGAAGCGGAGTTCGTGCCGGAGTATTTCCACAAGAAAGGAGTGCTTGCGGCTGCGCGAGAAGGGGATGATACCAATCCGGAACGTAAGTCTAGCGGGGCGCAGTTTTATATTGTTCAAGGAAAGGTGTATTCTCCGGAACAGTTAGAGGCTACCGTGAAGAGTATCAATGAAAGGCGTAAGATGGCGTTATATGGGCGATTGAAGAATCAGTACAAGGATGAATTCACTCGTTTGCAGGAGGCGAATGATTTGGAGGCTTTGGATGAGTTGTCGGAGAAATTGACCCGGGAGTGTGATAGTTTGTTCGTGAATGAAGAGTTCGTGCTGACGGAGGCGCAAAAACAGGCTTATACCACGGTTGGCGGGACGCCCCATTTGGACGGGCAGTACACGGTGTTCGGGGAGGTGATTGAAGGGTTGGACGTGCTGGATAAGATTGCTGCGGTTAAAACAAATTCTTTCGATAGGCCGGTGAAAGATGTTGTGATTGAAAAAATTAGAAGATAA
- the mutS gene encoding DNA mismatch repair protein MutS: protein MATKSEEQTPLMQQYYSAKAKYPDAILLYRMGDFYETFGEDAILTSKILGITLTKRSHGSPGDVELAGFPHHAIDTYLPKLVRAGQRVAICEQLEDPKKTKKLVKRGVIELVTPGVSYNENTIDNKNNVFLAAVYFTKTKAGLSLLDLSTGEFLTTEGSPATMDKILNSFQPKEVLYPKGSEARFNELFGTKYYTYPIEEWFFETESAADRLKKHFEVSSLKGFGIDKMDCGISAAGAVLYYLDMTKHELVGHITSISRIDESTCVLLDRFTLRNLEILDTLHEGGRSLADIIDRTITPMGARALRRWLCMPLKKPADINERLDIVECFVHHETERLELEQILRTIGDLERLASKIAVGRISPREMVQLKIALQAIKPLKEQCLSTGNEVLTKWTQQLDDCETLSQRIDHEIREDAPSMLNKGNVIAPGVNTELDELREISSHGKELLLKMQQREIENTGIPTLKISFNNVFGYYIEVTKTHVNKVPDTWIRKQTLVNAERYITPELKEYEEKILGAEDRIQELESDIYNTLLAAAASYIKPIQLDARVISYIDTLISFANIAITNDYHRPEINESFVIDIKGGRHPVIERQLPPGENYIDNDLYLDNDKQQIIIITGPNMAGKSALLRQTALIVIMAQAGCFVPAISAKIGYVDKVFTRVGASDNISLGESTFMVEMNEAANILNNISDRSLVLFDELGRGTSTYDGISIAWAIVEFLHENPKSRAKTLFATHYHELNEMERSYTKIKNFNVSVKEVNNKVVFLRKLVKGGSNHSFGIQVGKMAGLPQSVIKRSSEILKQLENDRNSSGAIQKNVAKIGNEREGIQLSFFQLEDPVLLQIRDEIAGLDINSLTPLEALNKLNEIKKITGI from the coding sequence ATGGCAACAAAGTCAGAAGAACAGACGCCGCTTATGCAACAATATTATTCGGCAAAAGCTAAATATCCCGATGCGATTTTATTATATAGGATGGGTGACTTTTACGAAACCTTCGGCGAAGATGCCATCTTAACTTCCAAGATATTAGGGATCACGCTTACCAAACGCTCCCACGGCTCTCCCGGGGACGTGGAACTTGCCGGCTTCCCCCATCATGCCATCGACACGTATCTGCCCAAACTGGTGCGAGCCGGACAACGAGTTGCCATCTGTGAACAACTGGAAGACCCGAAAAAGACCAAGAAACTGGTAAAAAGAGGGGTTATCGAACTCGTCACCCCCGGTGTTTCCTATAACGAAAACACCATCGACAACAAAAACAACGTCTTTCTGGCTGCCGTGTATTTCACGAAAACCAAAGCCGGGCTATCCCTTTTAGACCTTTCCACGGGAGAATTCCTAACCACAGAAGGAAGTCCCGCCACCATGGATAAAATATTAAATAGTTTTCAACCCAAAGAAGTTCTATACCCTAAAGGCTCGGAAGCCCGGTTTAACGAACTCTTCGGGACAAAATACTACACTTACCCGATTGAAGAATGGTTCTTTGAAACAGAGTCCGCGGCAGATCGCCTCAAAAAGCATTTCGAAGTATCGTCATTAAAAGGATTCGGAATTGATAAAATGGACTGCGGCATTTCCGCCGCGGGAGCCGTTTTGTACTACCTCGACATGACAAAACACGAGCTTGTAGGACACATCACCTCGATCTCCCGTATCGACGAATCGACCTGTGTCCTACTGGATCGCTTCACACTACGTAACCTTGAAATCTTGGATACCCTTCACGAGGGAGGACGCTCCTTGGCAGACATCATCGACCGCACCATCACCCCGATGGGCGCACGCGCTTTGCGTCGCTGGCTGTGTATGCCCTTGAAGAAACCGGCAGACATAAATGAACGCTTGGACATCGTGGAATGTTTCGTGCATCACGAAACGGAACGTTTGGAACTGGAACAAATTCTCCGCACCATTGGAGACCTAGAACGCCTTGCTTCCAAGATCGCCGTCGGCCGTATCTCTCCGAGAGAAATGGTTCAACTAAAAATTGCGTTACAAGCCATCAAACCGTTGAAAGAACAATGTTTATCTACCGGTAACGAAGTTCTTACCAAATGGACGCAACAACTGGATGATTGCGAGACATTAAGCCAAAGAATAGACCACGAGATCAGGGAAGATGCCCCCTCGATGCTTAACAAAGGGAATGTAATCGCCCCCGGAGTTAACACTGAACTGGATGAATTACGGGAAATCTCCTCTCACGGGAAAGAACTTCTACTAAAGATGCAACAACGTGAAATAGAGAATACAGGAATTCCTACATTGAAGATCAGCTTTAACAATGTTTTCGGCTATTACATCGAAGTGACCAAAACTCACGTGAACAAGGTTCCCGACACATGGATTCGTAAACAAACCCTTGTCAACGCAGAACGTTACATCACTCCCGAACTAAAAGAATACGAGGAAAAGATTCTCGGAGCCGAAGACCGGATTCAAGAATTGGAAAGCGATATATACAATACCTTGCTGGCAGCTGCAGCCTCCTATATCAAACCGATACAGTTGGATGCCCGCGTCATCTCCTATATCGACACGTTAATCTCGTTCGCCAACATAGCGATCACCAATGATTACCATCGACCGGAGATCAACGAATCCTTCGTGATCGACATAAAAGGGGGACGTCACCCAGTCATTGAACGCCAATTACCTCCGGGAGAAAACTATATCGACAATGATCTCTACCTCGATAATGATAAGCAACAAATTATCATTATCACAGGACCCAACATGGCAGGTAAATCAGCACTTTTACGCCAAACCGCACTCATCGTGATCATGGCACAGGCCGGATGTTTTGTTCCCGCCATATCGGCAAAGATCGGGTATGTCGACAAGGTTTTCACCCGCGTCGGGGCATCCGACAACATCTCTTTGGGGGAATCCACCTTCATGGTCGAGATGAACGAGGCTGCCAACATTCTGAACAACATCTCCGATCGCAGCCTTGTACTATTCGACGAACTTGGACGAGGTACCTCCACGTATGACGGTATTTCCATCGCTTGGGCCATTGTCGAGTTTTTACACGAGAATCCGAAAAGCAGGGCAAAGACCCTTTTTGCTACCCACTACCACGAACTGAATGAAATGGAACGCTCTTACACGAAAATCAAGAACTTCAACGTATCGGTAAAAGAAGTCAACAACAAGGTCGTATTCCTCCGGAAACTGGTAAAAGGAGGTTCCAACCACTCGTTTGGTATACAGGTCGGTAAAATGGCAGGCTTGCCACAATCCGTCATCAAACGTTCGTCCGAGATACTGAAACAACTCGAAAACGACCGTAATTCAAGCGGTGCGATACAAAAGAACGTCGCTAAAATAGGAAACGAAAGAGAAGGCATTCAACTCAGTTTCTTCCAACTGGAAGACCCCGTGTTATTACAGATTCGAGATGAAATAGCCGGACTGGACATCAACAGCCTGACCCCGCTTGAAGCCTTGAACAAACTGAATGAGATAAAAAAGATAACGGGAATTTAA
- the deoC gene encoding deoxyribose-phosphate aldolase, producing MENILDALAIYGYSNLEDRIEFELDGVIEKEIAPAYCNENFELCVSCMDYTSLKVTDTEKSIMTFVSELLKKLKKNTLPDVASVCVFPRFTSLVKENLVGTPIKTTVVGACFPAAQTFLDVKLAECKAAIAAGADEVDVVISVGDVLERNYEKVYKELVAIREACAGVILKVILETGELKTIESVFNASLIGAYAGADFIKTSTGKVPVNATPETVYVICEALRQFHAQTGKMVGIKVAGGITKIQNAIRYLTIVKHILGEQWLTPAYFRIGTSQLLEDVLKEMKTVKING from the coding sequence ATGGAAAATATATTGGATGCATTGGCAATTTACGGGTATTCAAATTTAGAGGATCGGATCGAATTTGAGCTGGATGGGGTGATCGAGAAGGAAATTGCTCCGGCTTATTGTAATGAGAATTTTGAATTGTGTGTTTCATGTATGGATTATACTTCGCTGAAAGTGACGGATACGGAGAAATCAATCATGACTTTCGTTTCTGAATTATTGAAGAAATTGAAGAAAAACACGTTGCCGGATGTGGCATCAGTATGTGTGTTTCCCCGGTTTACTTCTCTCGTGAAGGAAAATCTGGTTGGGACACCGATTAAAACGACGGTCGTGGGAGCTTGTTTCCCGGCTGCACAGACGTTTTTGGACGTGAAGTTGGCTGAATGCAAGGCTGCTATCGCGGCGGGAGCGGATGAGGTGGACGTCGTGATTTCCGTGGGGGATGTCTTGGAGCGTAATTACGAGAAGGTGTATAAAGAGTTGGTTGCTATTCGTGAGGCTTGTGCCGGGGTTATTTTGAAGGTGATCTTGGAAACGGGCGAGCTGAAGACGATCGAGAGCGTGTTCAATGCTTCATTGATCGGGGCTTACGCGGGAGCTGATTTTATTAAGACATCTACCGGGAAGGTTCCGGTAAATGCTACACCGGAGACGGTTTACGTGATTTGTGAGGCCTTGCGTCAGTTCCATGCACAGACCGGGAAGATGGTCGGGATTAAGGTGGCCGGTGGTATTACCAAGATTCAGAACGCGATTCGTTACTTGACAATCGTGAAACATATTTTAGGCGAGCAATGGCTTACGCCTGCTTATTTCAGAATAGGAACTTCCCAATTACTGGAAGATGTTCTGAAAGAGATGAAAACGGTAAAAATTAATGGCTGA
- a CDS encoding RDD family protein translates to MEIFILIMNISISTAHNVDIDYIPAGVLDRILATLIDGAFQFGLLMLGLMFIGLFSMVASPTWFFVILAVIIASYHLFCEAVFNGRSLGKYTMRIQVVKLNGKKLTFWDCMLRWVFRLIDISISSGAVAVISIIASKRMQRLGDMAAGTTVIKLEKAVTLKQISEFEAPEEYQVVFQQAALLSDKDIKIIKDVLREVHKNNNYALLAPLTKKIKEVTGIETSMIPLEFVETILKDHSHLANN, encoded by the coding sequence GTGGAAATATTTATACTTATCATGAACATTTCTATCAGTACAGCTCACAACGTTGACATTGATTATATTCCCGCGGGCGTTCTAGACCGCATCTTGGCAACCTTGATTGATGGCGCCTTTCAGTTCGGACTACTCATGTTGGGTCTCATGTTTATCGGCCTTTTCAGCATGGTAGCCTCCCCGACTTGGTTTTTCGTCATTCTTGCGGTGATCATCGCTTCCTATCATCTATTCTGCGAGGCCGTCTTTAATGGCCGTAGCCTTGGCAAATACACCATGCGTATCCAAGTCGTGAAACTAAACGGCAAAAAACTCACCTTCTGGGATTGTATGCTCCGCTGGGTCTTCCGTTTGATAGATATTTCCATCTCAAGCGGTGCCGTCGCCGTCATCTCGATCATCGCCTCCAAACGAATGCAAAGACTCGGCGACATGGCGGCAGGAACCACGGTAATAAAACTCGAAAAAGCAGTCACGTTAAAACAAATCAGTGAATTCGAGGCCCCGGAAGAATATCAAGTCGTCTTTCAGCAAGCCGCTCTTTTGTCCGACAAAGACATCAAGATCATCAAGGATGTGCTACGGGAAGTACACAAAAACAACAATTACGCCCTACTGGCCCCTCTCACGAAAAAGATTAAAGAAGTAACAGGAATTGAGACATCCATGATTCCGTTGGAATTCGTGGAAACCATCTTAAAAGATCACTCACACTTGGCAAATAATTAG
- a CDS encoding stage II sporulation protein M, translating into MKEARFVSQNKEKWGKMENVSHLDTDTIASNYVILSDDLSYAKTFYPGSDVVKYLNQLISVYQINIYGQERSEKKGILSFWVREFPLLLYRERRTLLFAFLFLLFAALIGIFSTAKDDTFVRLILGDAYVDKTLENIENGTPMGIYSSSNEVDMFFMITANNIKVAFVAFVFGIFFSAGTLWILFSNGVMLGAFQYFFFQHGLLLHSVMSVWAHGTFEITSIIIAGGAGLVMGNSFLFPGTYKRSYSFRNGALRGIKIVTGLIPFFIIAGWIESFITRYADTYPVVGAVAIILSLGGVIGYFVVYPYYLHKTETNGKD; encoded by the coding sequence ATGAAAGAGGCTAGATTTGTAAGTCAGAACAAGGAAAAATGGGGAAAAATGGAAAATGTAAGCCATTTGGATACAGATACTATTGCCTCTAATTACGTGATTCTTTCCGATGATCTCTCCTATGCCAAAACGTTTTACCCGGGCAGTGATGTGGTGAAGTATTTGAATCAGTTGATTTCTGTCTACCAGATCAATATTTACGGGCAGGAGAGATCGGAGAAAAAGGGGATTCTTTCCTTTTGGGTGCGGGAGTTTCCGCTGTTGCTCTATCGAGAGAGGCGGACGTTGTTGTTTGCTTTTCTTTTTCTTCTGTTTGCGGCATTGATTGGGATTTTCTCCACGGCAAAAGACGATACTTTCGTACGTTTGATTCTGGGGGATGCTTACGTGGACAAGACCTTGGAAAACATTGAAAACGGGACACCTATGGGGATTTATTCGTCCTCGAACGAGGTGGATATGTTTTTTATGATTACCGCGAACAATATTAAAGTGGCTTTCGTGGCGTTTGTTTTCGGTATCTTTTTTTCCGCGGGAACGTTATGGATTCTTTTCTCGAACGGGGTTATGCTGGGGGCTTTCCAATACTTCTTTTTCCAGCACGGGCTTTTGTTGCATTCGGTGATGTCCGTGTGGGCGCATGGGACTTTCGAGATAACGTCTATTATTATAGCTGGGGGAGCGGGGCTGGTGATGGGAAATAGTTTCTTGTTTCCGGGGACGTACAAGCGCTCGTACTCGTTTCGGAATGGGGCCTTGCGGGGCATAAAGATTGTTACCGGGCTGATTCCGTTTTTTATTATCGCGGGGTGGATTGAAAGTTTCATCACGCGTTATGCCGATACTTACCCGGTGGTAGGGGCCGTGGCAATCATCCTTTCGCTGGGAGGCGTTATCGGGTATTTTGTTGTTTATCCTTATTATTTACATAAAACAGAGACTAATGGAAAAGATTAA
- a CDS encoding DUF4129 domain-containing protein, with the protein MKRLIKYIILFVFVCVGNVTWAEEGERESSLFPDSSYVLRGPKADFLEKYRKDAAFDYTTNIEDSPSIWDWIKRWILERLFRIKVSEGSMQTMDIILKIVLGLFALGIVYLLVRNRDKFLFRRRETDFFPEDSVEYTGEQEADSFVRLLAKAEQENDYVLAIRVSYSALLQMLDKKEVIRWDVSKTNQHYIYEIKNEMWSRHFEEISRIFDCVCYGEFPVDETAYRNIKRYFTEFRKEVEG; encoded by the coding sequence ATGAAGAGGCTAATTAAATATATTATTCTATTCGTGTTTGTTTGTGTCGGGAACGTGACATGGGCGGAAGAAGGGGAGCGGGAGTCTTCGCTCTTTCCGGATTCTTCTTATGTTTTGCGGGGTCCGAAAGCTGATTTCTTGGAGAAATACAGGAAAGATGCGGCTTTTGATTATACGACGAATATTGAAGATTCGCCTAGTATTTGGGACTGGATAAAACGTTGGATTCTGGAGCGTTTGTTTCGGATCAAGGTTTCGGAGGGGTCAATGCAGACGATGGATATTATTTTAAAAATTGTATTAGGTCTTTTTGCCTTGGGTATCGTTTACCTGCTCGTGAGGAATAGGGATAAATTTCTTTTCCGCAGGCGGGAGACCGATTTTTTCCCGGAGGATTCCGTGGAGTACACCGGGGAACAGGAAGCGGATTCTTTCGTGCGGTTACTGGCGAAAGCGGAGCAGGAGAATGATTACGTGCTGGCAATACGGGTGAGTTATTCTGCCTTGTTGCAAATGTTGGATAAAAAAGAGGTGATTCGTTGGGATGTTTCTAAAACGAATCAGCATTATATTTACGAGATAAAGAATGAAATGTGGAGTCGTCATTTTGAGGAGATAAGCCGTATATTTGATTGTGTTTGTTATGGCGAGTTTCCCGTGGATGAAACCGCTTATCGGAATATCAAACGATATTTCACGGAGTTCAGGAAGGAGGTGGAAGGATGA
- a CDS encoding DUF4350 domain-containing protein: MKRRQNVLIVLFVIAIMAVYTGYEANKPQPIDWSPNFSISKKSPYGTYIIKDALPYLFPEGEVSFARMSVREQLRVGRTPFLKTYFFVSPFFKIVPGDLEAVLEEVEGGGALFVSAEFIPDTLYSYVGVSGMKRIQNGKDYLRGFEDKGYPFRATHRYFELKESFDGEVLGYVDTIKNPNFIRMNYGEGVIYLHSNPMAFTNFFLLDSVNGDYYQKALSFLPPDANVVWDEYLKSGAEGQQTLFRVIFRYPALKWAYILLILGAILYVLFRTKREQRPIPEIRPLENRTLEFVSVVSSLYYKQRDHVAIANKRINSFLEEVRYNYKLRTEELDSSFIDLLSERSGVARGSVEGLIFLIIRIRKTEHVDEDQLRELVRYIELFKTKS, translated from the coding sequence ATGAAACGGCGCCAAAATGTATTGATTGTTCTTTTCGTGATCGCCATTATGGCTGTTTACACGGGGTATGAGGCCAATAAACCGCAACCGATAGATTGGAGTCCTAATTTTTCTATCAGCAAGAAGAGTCCTTACGGGACGTATATTATTAAAGATGCTTTGCCTTATCTATTTCCGGAAGGGGAGGTGTCTTTTGCCCGGATGTCTGTACGGGAACAATTGCGTGTGGGTAGAACGCCTTTCTTGAAGACCTACTTTTTCGTGAGTCCCTTTTTTAAGATTGTTCCGGGAGATCTGGAGGCCGTGTTGGAAGAGGTGGAAGGCGGAGGTGCGCTTTTCGTGTCGGCAGAATTTATTCCCGATACATTGTATTCTTACGTGGGTGTTTCAGGAATGAAAAGGATTCAGAACGGGAAGGATTATTTGCGAGGCTTTGAAGATAAAGGTTATCCTTTCAGGGCAACTCACCGTTATTTTGAATTAAAGGAATCTTTTGACGGGGAGGTTTTAGGATATGTTGACACGATCAAGAATCCCAATTTTATCCGGATGAATTACGGGGAGGGGGTTATCTATCTGCATTCGAACCCGATGGCATTCACGAATTTCTTCTTGTTGGATTCGGTGAATGGGGATTATTACCAGAAGGCTCTCTCGTTTCTTCCCCCGGATGCGAACGTGGTGTGGGATGAATACCTAAAATCCGGGGCAGAGGGGCAACAAACTCTTTTTCGGGTGATATTCAGGTATCCCGCATTGAAGTGGGCGTATATTTTGTTGATATTGGGGGCGATACTATACGTTTTGTTCCGGACGAAACGGGAACAGCGTCCGATTCCGGAAATTCGTCCTTTGGAAAACCGGACATTGGAATTCGTGTCGGTTGTGAGTTCTCTGTACTACAAGCAGCGGGATCATGTTGCTATCGCGAATAAACGGATCAATAGTTTTCTGGAAGAGGTACGTTATAATTATAAATTGCGTACGGAGGAACTGGATAGTTCTTTTATAGATTTGTTGTCGGAACGATCGGGAGTTGCACGGGGTAGCGTGGAAGGCTTGATTTTTTTAATTATCCGGATTCGGAAGACCGAGCATGTGGATGAAGACCAGTTACGTGAGCTGGTGAGATATATAGAACTGTTTAAAACTAAAAGCTAA